The Gavia stellata isolate bGavSte3 chromosome 1, bGavSte3.hap2, whole genome shotgun sequence DNA segment GTCGCTGTGTTTCTAAAGTTGGTGGCTTTTTTTGTCTACTCCTAGGCGAAAACTCTCTTGGGTACAATGGGCATCTCTGGTGATTTTATTCCTGTCCATCGTTGCCCTGACTCTAGGAACTGGAGGTCATCAGCAAAGCTTGGCTGCACATGGATTCCATCACAACATGTTTTTTAGGCCATCTAACCACTGCCTTCTCTATACCGGACCTGAGGAAGCATGCCTGGAAAAAGGCAACTGCGTAGCACCAAGTTTCCTTCCCAGCTTCCAGTGGAATGTCACCAGTACCATGGCAGGAGCATTGAAACCTCTCCGCCTCAGCCTGGGCCATCTGCTTATTTTAGTGCAGTGTTTCGTTTCTGCTCTGGCTAACATCTACAATGAAAAGATCTTGAAAGATGGGGATCAGCTTGCTGAAAGCATCTTCATGCAGAACAGCAAACTCTATGCCTTTGGGGTGCTGTTTAATGGGCTTATGCTGGGGCTGCGGGCTAAGGACCGGAGGCAGATAGGGAATTGTGGCTTCTTTTATGGGCACAACATTTTCTCGGTGGCTCTCATATTTGTTACAGCTTTCCTGGGGCTGTCTGTAGCCTTCATCTTGAAGTTCCGAGACAATATGTTCCATGTTATGACTGCTCAGATCACCACTGTCATCATCACTGCCGTCTCTTTCATCATCTTTGACTTCAGGCCTTCTCTAGAGTTCTTTTTGGAAGCTCCTGTAGTGCTTCTCTCAATATCCATCTATAATGCCAGTAAACCAAGAGGCCTGGAATATGCCACTCTGCGGGAAAGGGGCAAACTTGTCAAAGGAGATGCATGGGAGAGGTCAAGCGGGGTAAGGCTTTTCAGTACTTGTCTCCTctggtttctcttttgtttcacCTCCATTTATGCTATGGAATGTTTGGAAGATTCATTTTGCATGTGACCGGACTCACCCCTCAACTCAGATGCCAAAACTCTTCAGTAtttcttaaaatcttttaaattgattttgtaTTGCTCTGTATGTTCCACTTTTTCAATTCATGAAGCCTAGGTAAGCATTGCTTTCCTGCTGTGACTATAGACAGTCCTGTGAGCAACTTCAGATTTGTACAAATCCTCTCTTGAAACCTTTataaccaaaatattttactggcCCTGGGCATCTAGAAATTGGAATTGAAGCCTGGGAAATAATTGTACTTAAGTAGAACTGATAAATCTGTGTAGCTGAGCCCACATCATGAAGTTAATATATTTGATGTTAAGATTCTTTCTACCTTAACAGTCAAAGATACCTGAAGAGAAAAAGGTAATGTTTAAATACAGAGTTTTaacacattttggttttttacgAAACGTTTCCTCCAGGCCCGTTAATGCTTTTTGTGCTAACTCGAATAGTAATGTACTTAACTAGAACATGGCAGGGAGGGTTTGCTCTTAGATATGTCATTCAGTTGAGCTGAGCAGTCAGTCTAAGGGGGGAAGGGTTAATGTCTGAGTATTTTTAGTCTGCGAGTACAGATGTGCTCTGTAATACACGTTGCAACCAGCAGATAGTGCTGTCTCCGTTTAATTCTAAGGAACATTAAACTTGGGAGAGATGTTTTCCAGAAATTCCACATGGTGCCTTTTTAGGTTGTTGTTTAACAAGCAGTAAATAACACAAAGTCATATATTTTTGGTATACCAGGTGTTATCTATTTTAGCACTTACAATTGAGCAGCTGTGGTAAAAACAAATAGCAGTGTGTGAGCAGTCTTCCTGATGAAGGAATGGGCTACAAGCTGGTTTAGGGAGTGAGTCACTAAAAAGTGTTAAAGATACAGGGGATGTTTTTTATGAGCATGTATATCCTAGAGCAAGATTATAACACACTGTTAAGAGATTTAAATTACAGGGTCTTGATTTTATATAAGTGATGCCTTCAAAATAAACTTTggggtttggtggggtttttttttgtattagtAACAAGCTAACTTTTGCTCACATTGTTCTCTTTTACTTCTGGTTCCTGTAGGATGGAGAAGAATTTGAGAGATTGAACAAACCAAGCAGTGACATCGATACAGATGAAGATTCTCTCTAGCATGAGGCTGGCTCAGAGGAGTGCTATTACTCATAGTGAGAGAATGTTAGTGTTTTATTAACATAGGGCAGGGTCATTTTTCCCCACTTGCAGAGCAACTGAGACTATTTTGGGGCTGGATGTCAGAGGTGTGGATAAGGAAAACATTCAAGCCATATATATATGGAGAGTTGTATTCCTTTTTCCTATCCGTGTAAATCAGGAGTTCAAaatctgctgaaagaaacaaaatttgtaACTGATGCAAACAAGAAGAGGCTTGGACCCTGGACTCAGTGGTCTGGGTGACATGTGCTGCATTGTGGAAAGCAGTCCTGGACTCTAACCATATGTCTTTCACTGCTTTGGTTGACTGTCCCAAGTCACTGCACCTTCCTGTATGAATTGCTTGGTTAGCAAAGCAGAGATAAAACTGTTCTCTACCTTGCAGAAGTGATATGAGCGTTGATTAATGTTTTTGCTGCATCTTCCAATGTACAAATGTTCCagtaagttttcttttcaggacTTAAGATGTTACTAATAACCTCATAAATAATGAGGCATATTGActgttttattgtattttggCAATTCAGATTGACATATCCCTAGCTGAGTAAAAGAGTCCCTCTTAACCAACCTCATCAAACTTTCACTTGAGAATGTATAATAAATAATTTGTGTTAAGGGTATGTTGATCCTTCAAACAGGCAGATCTCTATAGTGTGATTTGAGTTTGAATGGTCTTAATTCTCTCTTCATTCCTGTTTTTACATCAGTGTAACTCTGTACTGACTCCTGTGGAGTCCTTTCTGATTTTCTCTGTTGTGACTGAGAGCAGAATAGATTTCACTGGCTTCAGCCACTAGTTCTCCTCACATTTTCAGTGTGAGACTGTTGTGTGCCTGTCTCCCAGTGTCTGGGGAAATGGAAATCTGGAATGCCTTTGTAGCAGATAGTGAATTTTACATGCAACTTATGTGGCCTAAATTTGAAAGAGCttgaataaaacaaaagtgTGTTATACAGTAGGAATGCATCATAGGGTCTTTTTTGTGTTTAGAAAGGCTATGTGTAGGGGCTTAGCTTGCACTGAGGTCACTATCTGAAAACAAATATGCAGCTACAGTGATGCCCTTCAACTTCTGGAGCACTGAGCAAGAGGGTGCAGGTGGTAGTATCATTTGGTGCTGCTCCACCCTGTCAGACTGATAAGGTCTTGCATTCATTTTGTAGAGAGAGAAATCATTCTGCAGAGTGCCAGGCATAGTGATCTCAGAATCACCGTTGAGGCATCTGCTGGACTGTATTTTGAGTGAGGTAAAAAATAGGTTCCAAATAATTCGGAGAATTTTAAAAGGGGTAAGGGAATAGGGATGTAGATAAGAGATTCTTGGTATGTTCCTAAAGCCTCTTCTCTCAGAACAGCGGAAAAGATGTTGGTTTATAATCTCCTCCCTTCAAAAATGCATCTTTCATAGTTGAAAGATACTGTCAAAAGAATTCTTAAGATAAGCAATGAGTTCAGTGTCAAAGCCTCATACCACAGTGTATAGTAATCAGTTAGTGATGCATTTCTCTGTGGACTGAAGACAGTCCTGCCTTTGTTCCCCTCTGCCATCCTGTTTCCAGTCTCTGTGTATAACAGCTTACTTATGTATACTGTATTGATGGCTCATTGCTATATTAATTAACATACCTCCTGTCATTGATCCATCAAGAGGGGCAGCCTGTTTCCATATGTGGCCAATGACTGTCAAGTTATAAACTATGAATCTAAAATTAttattctcatttcttttttgtgggAGTATTAACTTCTTCTAGCATATATTAAGAATAACTGTACAAAGTGAAATTACTGTTGTCGttgaaaatttttttacagCTGATGTCATTGTGCTTGTATAGCAGGCCATTTCAACAAAAGGAATCCTAGTTCTTTGCATTGGTACAGAATGAATAAGAAAGCATATTTCAATGTAAATTCCAGAAACATGGTTTTCATTGGTTTATGATGTCCTGTTTTGGGAAATGAAActtcaacacaaaaaaaataatgttcaaACTGTTAAAGACTTAGTTGCGATAAAacgttttccttttttttccattacataCAGCTTTGCAATATATACCTGCCTGAGTTCATTGTCTTTTTCAGTCACAGCTACCAACTGTAGCAGGTATTTCCAAGAAGAGTGAAAGTACTGTTAGCTTTAGATTGCTTTGCATTTACATGAGCAGTAGCTTTTTACATGAACTTTTCCAGAGACCTTTGCCTTGCCTTAAGTCAGAACATAGAAATCAGCCTCATACCTCTAACGACAGAGCATCAAACCAAAGTTGTATGTCTTAAAAACATATGTTTGACCTTCCTGCCTGAAATACCTGCCTTAAGAGAAATGAGATATGGAAATGACTGATCTGCACATTTTATAAAGTGCATTTAGTTCTTGGTTTCAACTCTTGTCCTGCTTAATGATTTTTCCCTCTATAAATTTCACTGATGCTATCATGCTTGACTTATTTGCCAAAGTCTTAGATTGCACAAAAATGCCAGGTATATAACTGTTGATTGAAGCGTTTTCTTGTGCTGTAGAGCTGGTCCTGTCTAATATGTAGAAatctttctgttgtcttcagGTTGGAGGTCTCAGATTCTGTTGGATTGGCCAGGCAGGTTTCTTTTAATAATGGAGGAGAATTGTATATCCCCTTTGCAGCAACAGGAATGTTAACTGCTGACTAAAAATGGGTAAGGATTTGTATCAACTTAGCAATAAAAAAGTGTGTAAAGTAACCTGAAAGTATAACCATGCAATTCTGTGTGGCTGCACTATCGAATAATCGATATTTAGTGCAATAATCGAATTTAGTGTGTACATGAGATTTGTTAGAGGAAGTGACTGTAAACGTTTgtcagctggagagcagccctcgTTAGCAAGGGAAGCTATTCTATAGAGCTACACATTTTGGATAGATCATGTGAATCCCACTTGATTAAGTATTTCCACTGTATGGTTGTTGACCTACTCTGTGTTGGAAAGCTTACTATTTTTGTCCTCAAATGACAATAGGGAAATTTATGAAGAGATTTTTGGAGAGCAGCATTAGTATGGCACATAGTCTTTAATGAATACATTGGGCACAGAGCTCTTTCTAAGCTCTGATTTAGAGCCCAGATTCACAAACATTTGAACTTAATTGCTGCTGAAGATGTTATGTTCCTTCCTCCAGGTTTGAGGAAATAGTTCACAAAACCTCTCAGGAAGAGAGATGTGTTCATGTTTCTCTTGTTTATAACAAGCTAATTaaagcaatatttattttggttaaTGTCAGCTACTTTGTGAATGTAGCAACTGAGCCATGGTCCTTGAAAGACAGGCTGTGGATGAAAACAGCCATCTTGGAGAAGAATCAAATCCCATAAATATGtataagaaaaaagttttttctttatcatgTGGAATCTTTTCACTAAGGGCTGTAGAAATAGGACCTTGATCTCAATAAGTCTGTCCTGAGAGTGATGCTGCAGGGAGAGATCCAGTGCTTTGGATTCGAtttgtgttttgcaaaattaaGTCTTAATTTGGAGTATTGTCGCTCCTGAATGCTTATAGTCTTCAGGGTAACTATATGTTGTTGTTGAAAGGATTTTTTGGCTTGGTGTTCCTTCAGGCTTTGCTTTTAGTTTTCCATAGGGAGAGGCAGGTTgcaaaatcagaattttaaatCATTGCTAAAAGTTTCTGGTAATTTTGAGCCAGTTTGTAATGAAGGCAGGAATCAGCACCAGAATGTGCAATAATACTGAGTCTTCCTCAAATTCTATGAATATTTGAATGTGTGGTTTTGGTTAAGAGCCCATCCCAACCTCCCTTATAAGTGGACAACTTGTTTGGAGTTGTCTTTTTAATGCAACTCCCACAGAATGCCTAGGTTGGGTTTGGTACTTGCACAACTTATCTTTGAATTctggagagggggaaaaaaaacaaacagaaaaaaacaaccacaaaccaAGAAAACCAATTTGGATCAGGTGTTGTACTCTCTTTTGTAAGTTAAttgtctcctcctcctgctcagcACAGGACATTTAGTTTCTATGAGTTGTAATGTGAGTTGAAAGGGCTTTAATTTAAAGACGTTACATGGAAAACAAGATTACAGAAAAGTTGAAATGAACACCTGAAAGAAAACACCcaaagatgtttctttttctctacagGAAGTGGCTGTTAGACATCTGGTAtactttcctctgcttttgctttagGCAAAGAAAGTTAGGCAGCTGACCTTAATACACTGATGCAATAAGCACTTGTTTTCTAAAACTGAGCTATAGGACctcccattttcttccagaaaccTTTCagttctgtgattcttttttatagcttctctttggttttttgaaTTTCTCTGTCCACTGCTTTCAGCTGTGGAAGTGTTGTAGTTAATGAGAGCTTGGAAGCTCTCTGCATGCAGCAGTCCTCTCAGAATGGTTCTGTCAAATGCCTGCCTTCCTCCACTTACCTTCAGTCACCTGAGAGAGGCAAGTCGGGAGCTGCACCCTCTGTTTGTGGTACAGCAGGCAGCCTGCCCCAGAGGGAGACCAGGTTTGTAAAGCTAAGGAAGAACTGGCCAGGCCCTGTGACCTCTCCACATCTGTCTGCCTTTCTGACATTCAGAAGGGGAAGCAAGGTCTGACCTTTTGTGACTGAATTTCTAAAGAAAGGATCTGGTTTTGAGTGAACTTGTTGCTTTACCCAGTTCTGTTTTTGTCtgggccaaaaaaaaaaaggattggcGAAATGCTAAAACTCAAACTGTGGGGCATGCTTCGAGCTGTAGCTTCTCCCTATTCCTGTGCTACTGCTGTGATGGCAAAACCTAGTGAGAGTGCCCTGTTGCCTGTATCTATACATGGCACGTGCATCCAAGTCACagattataaaaagaaatgtgactGGTCAGGCATGCCTTCAACATTAGAAGTGACCACCGTGCCACTATGAAGGCTTGCATGATActttcagttcagaaaattCCTGAATCTTTCTGCTGGGTCTTTAATGTTTAGAAATCTAACCCAAATGGTGTTGAAAGCATGGCTATGCATGCAGTTcctgccactgacttcagcaggagtAGGGTGGTGCAACAGATCCGATGCCCAAAGACACCAATGAGACAGGAGAAAACCGTTTCAGAAAGTGTGGCAGAAATAGAGCTGGTTGAGTAGCAGATCAAATTATTCCTGAATAGTTTTATAAACATATagtctagatttttttttttttttcatggggGAGGGTATGAGAAGAAGAGGTAGAAGGAAATTCGAAATTTAGAGCAATAGTTTAATCAAAAACATTGTTATAGAGAGCTAGTTACAactcatttaaaatatacatgaatgagaattttttcctttttttctgatgaaaataatgcttttcagttttctgtatttcaggcAATGCTAACTATGGTTGGTGTTTCCACTTAGCTCTCATTAACTTGGATTTAACTGTCAGGTGGGCAGGACGTAAGAGAACAGGGACCCCAATTAAAAGAATAAACGGCCATGCAGCAAGCTTTGTAGTTAAGAACTTTACATTGTATTGTATTGGAACAAATCCTGCCATAGCCATAGATTCTTATTTTCATTGATAAAGTCAGCTAATTACAATGTTAATGCACTGTAGAAGGGATGCTGTCTTTTTAGACAAGGTACTTCAAaaggattttattattattattgttgttgttatgaTTCAAGAGCCTGCCCCATGCTTCTCtcttaaaattttccttttctgggaGTCCTGAAGTGTGATTCTTTGCTTGTCTTCATGAGCAAAATGCAATCTCACTTCCCAATAAATACATCTATTTTTTTAgtccttagaaaaaaaaaaaaaccaactatttttttctccttaggaaaaaatactaaaaagagCATTGCAATATTTGTTGGACAGTTCGTGTCCTGCCTTACAGTAGTGTTCATGAACTGgggctgtgggttttttttgtttggttttaatacaGACAGCACCTGCTGATGCCCTTTGTTTATAAaggtttaaaaatataaaggagTCTTTATTGTTTAAAGCTTCAATACTACTGGTTTGAATTGCTTCACTGTAAAGGCTTCTGCATTTTTGAGAAGGCAAATGACCAAAGTCCCTTGATTGAACAGTGGAAGAATGAGGCATGGATATCTAGGTGGCTTGGGAAGACTTTCTGCAACTGGCCACCTATTGCTTGGATAGCTATTAGAAGACAGACGCGGGGCACTCGGAGGCTAAGTTGCTCTTTTCAGTACGGATATCCATGGTGGTAGCTTCCGTGGTGACGGTAGTCATCTTGGTAACCTTCCTGGTATCCCTGGTGATAGCTATGGTAACCATACCCACCATACTCATCATCTGGGCACTGCATGCCGAGCGATTGCTGAATTGTCATTTCCTGTCGCCGAAGCTGCATGGAATCAATCAGATCATACACGATCGCCATAGACCACATTGGAGAAGGATACCAGGATTTGACGTTTCCATCTTTCCCAACTAGAAGCATGGAGAAATATTCTGGGctaatttggaaataatttctaatgTCTTTCACCAAATTAGCTGGGATATCTTCTCGGTCTACAGTAGAGCTTCCTAGAAAGTGATCACATAAAACCAGCATTGATATTTTGTTTAGGCAATGATGATGGTTTGTAGGCAAGTAAGGTAGCAACATGAGATAGGACACAGCCCAATAATTGGCAATGTAAGATTCTTGTCATTTACAAGTTCAGGATTTCCTGGTTCCGAAATGAAACTGCTCTACTGTGAACTAAAGATGTACTTTTAACAGTTTTGTTAGGTTTAGTAAATTTGTCTTTATTCTCTAGGCTGAAGTTACTAGAGTGTGGCACACCTTTTTGTCACCCAACGCACATGCACTTCTT contains these protein-coding regions:
- the SLC35A5 gene encoding UDP-sugar transporter protein SLC35A5 isoform X2, with protein sequence MKTKCCSRFVFCSKTTIYTFLLGGVFIALGSSRILLMKYSANEDNKYDYLPTTVNICSEVVKLVLCVVLALWVKKKEKGCLDHPFECLSWKNFCNSMKWSIPAFLYFLDNLIVFYVLSYLQPAMAVLFSNFVIITTALLFRIVLKRKLSWVQWASLVILFLSIVALTLGTGGHQQSLAAHGFHHNMFFRPSNHCLLYTGPEEACLEKGNCVAPSFLPSFQWNVTSTMAGALKPLRLSLGHLLILVQCFVSALANIYNEKILKDGDQLAESIFMQNSKLYAFGVLFNGLMLGLRAKDRRQIGNCGFFYGHNIFSVALIFVTAFLGLSVAFILKFRDNMFHVMTAQITTVIITAVSFIIFDFRPSLEFFLEAPVVLLSISIYNASKPRGLEYATLRERGKLVKGDAWERSSGDGEEFERLNKPSSDIDTDEDSL
- the SLC35A5 gene encoding UDP-sugar transporter protein SLC35A5 isoform X1, coding for MKTKCCSRFVFCSKTTIYTFLLGGVFIALGSSRILLMKYSANEDNKYDYLPTTVNICSEVVKLVLCVVLALWVKKKEGCLDHPFECLSWKNFCNSMKWSIPAFLYFLDNLIVFYVLSYLQPAMAVLFSNFVIITTALLFRIVLKRKLSWVQWASLVILFLSIVALTLGTGGHQQSLAAHGFHHNMFFRPSNHCLLYTGPEEACLEKGNCVAPSFLPSFQWNVTSTMAGALKPLRLSLGHLLILVQCFVSALANIYNEKILKDGDQLAESIFMQNSKLYAFGVLFNGLMLGLRAKDRRQIGNCGFFYGHNIFSVALIFVTAFLGLSVAFILKFRDNMFHVMTAQITTVIITAVSFIIFDFRPSLEFFLEAPVVLLSISIYNASKPRGLEYATLRERGKLVKGDAWERSSGDGEEFERLNKPSSDIDTDEDSL